In the Urocitellus parryii isolate mUroPar1 chromosome 10, mUroPar1.hap1, whole genome shotgun sequence genome, one interval contains:
- the Abhd18 gene encoding protein ABHD18 isoform X1, with product MTSEEEMKLMHRYKEMFNYWKPKDQVRSSLKNVSDLFVMGGALVLESAALLHWLEREGYGPLGMTGISMGGHMASLAVSNWPKPMPLIPCLSWSTASGVFTTGVLSKSINWRELEKQYYTQAVYEEEIIHMLEYCGTDSFKMGQEFVKRFSSSADKLPNLNLVSRTINLDMTDEVVSQKPAECHNSSKTSLSASSEGLLLQDTSKIECLAQTLKTNKRSYTGYSPQSHRLLSKEQRRNHLQKESLIFMKGVMDECTHVANFSVPVDPSLIIVVQAKEDAYIPRTGVRSLQEIWPGCEIRYLEGGHISAYLFKQGLFRQAIYDAFDRFLRKYAN from the exons AAGGTCCAGCTTAAAAAATGTATCTGACCTTTTTGTGATGGGAGGAGCTCTTGTTTTAGAATCTGCAGCTCTCTTGCACTGGCTAGAGAGAGAAGGTTATGGACCTCTCGGAATGACCGGAATATCCATGGGAGGACAC ATGGCCTCCTTAGCAGTATCCAACTGGCCTAAGCCCATGCCACTGATTCCATGTCTGTCTTGGTCCACAGCATCTGGGGTCTTCACTACG GGTGTATTGAGTAAATCAATTAATTGGAGGGAGCTGGAAAAGCAATATTATACACAGGCAgtttatgaagaagaaattattCACATGCTTGAATACTGTGGA ACAGATTCCTTCAAAATGGGACAAGAGTTCGTGAAACGCTTCTCTAGCAGTGCAGACAAGCTACCTAACCTCAATCTAGTTTCTAGAACTATAAATTTAGACATGACAGACGAAGTTGTGTCCCAGAAACCTGCTGAGTGCCACAATTCTAGTAAAACTTCTCTGAGTGCTTCATCAGAAGGACTGTTGTTGCAAGATACCTCTAAGATAGAGTGCTTGGCTCAAACACTTAAAACCAACAAAAGAAGTTATACAGGTTACAGCCCTCAGTCACATCGCCTACTCagcaaagaacaaagaagaaaccATCTTCAAAAAGAGTCTTTGATATTTATGAAAGGAGTCATGGACGAATGTACTCATGTAGCAAATTTCTCAG TTCCAGTTGACCCAAGCCTCATTATAGTGGTACAAGCCAAGGAGGATGCCTACATCCCACGAACAGGAGTTCGGAGTCTACAAGAAATTTGGCCTGGTTGTGAAATCCGATACCTAGAAGGGGGTCATATTAGTGCTTATCTTTTTAAACAAGGACTTTTCAG ACAAGCCATCTATGATGCATTTGACCGCTTCCTCCGTAAATATGCCAACTGA
- the Abhd18 gene encoding protein ABHD18 isoform X2, with the protein MTSEEEMKLMHRYKEMFNYWKPKDQVRSSLKNVSDLFVMGGALVLESAALLHWLEREGYGPLGMTGISMGGHMASLAVSNWPKPMPLIPCLSWSTASGVFTTTDSFKMGQEFVKRFSSSADKLPNLNLVSRTINLDMTDEVVSQKPAECHNSSKTSLSASSEGLLLQDTSKIECLAQTLKTNKRSYTGYSPQSHRLLSKEQRRNHLQKESLIFMKGVMDECTHVANFSVPVDPSLIIVVQAKEDAYIPRTGVRSLQEIWPGCEIRYLEGGHISAYLFKQGLFRQAIYDAFDRFLRKYAN; encoded by the exons AAGGTCCAGCTTAAAAAATGTATCTGACCTTTTTGTGATGGGAGGAGCTCTTGTTTTAGAATCTGCAGCTCTCTTGCACTGGCTAGAGAGAGAAGGTTATGGACCTCTCGGAATGACCGGAATATCCATGGGAGGACAC ATGGCCTCCTTAGCAGTATCCAACTGGCCTAAGCCCATGCCACTGATTCCATGTCTGTCTTGGTCCACAGCATCTGGGGTCTTCACTACG ACAGATTCCTTCAAAATGGGACAAGAGTTCGTGAAACGCTTCTCTAGCAGTGCAGACAAGCTACCTAACCTCAATCTAGTTTCTAGAACTATAAATTTAGACATGACAGACGAAGTTGTGTCCCAGAAACCTGCTGAGTGCCACAATTCTAGTAAAACTTCTCTGAGTGCTTCATCAGAAGGACTGTTGTTGCAAGATACCTCTAAGATAGAGTGCTTGGCTCAAACACTTAAAACCAACAAAAGAAGTTATACAGGTTACAGCCCTCAGTCACATCGCCTACTCagcaaagaacaaagaagaaaccATCTTCAAAAAGAGTCTTTGATATTTATGAAAGGAGTCATGGACGAATGTACTCATGTAGCAAATTTCTCAG TTCCAGTTGACCCAAGCCTCATTATAGTGGTACAAGCCAAGGAGGATGCCTACATCCCACGAACAGGAGTTCGGAGTCTACAAGAAATTTGGCCTGGTTGTGAAATCCGATACCTAGAAGGGGGTCATATTAGTGCTTATCTTTTTAAACAAGGACTTTTCAG ACAAGCCATCTATGATGCATTTGACCGCTTCCTCCGTAAATATGCCAACTGA